One window of Mesorhizobium sp. WSM4904 genomic DNA carries:
- a CDS encoding arginase family protein, whose translation MNISIILASYDSGHFHGGCGQGPDTLIAGGLAEALKLAGHDVAVHDIGKVSEDEQEREIATGFAVCNAVSGEVRIALDKGRFPIVLAGNCLTSAGAVAGEGADAIIWADQHGDLNTPETSTSGFLDGMALATVLGLCWRPMAAQIPGFKAIDPSRCVLVNARDLDPAETELLERLPIIRTECPDWATAAQRLKADGANQVHMHIDLDVHDPEKLQANRYATPGGPAPEQVRMAMCGLAGPLTIAGLTISAYDPAFDAKGEVPPLVGELVVDLLSTMEGA comes from the coding sequence GTGAACATCTCGATCATCCTGGCATCCTACGACAGCGGCCACTTTCACGGCGGCTGCGGCCAGGGTCCCGACACGCTGATCGCCGGGGGGCTGGCCGAGGCGCTGAAGCTCGCCGGCCACGATGTCGCCGTGCACGACATCGGCAAGGTGAGCGAGGACGAGCAGGAGCGTGAGATCGCAACGGGATTTGCCGTCTGCAACGCCGTTTCGGGCGAGGTTCGCATCGCGCTGGACAAAGGGCGGTTCCCGATCGTTCTGGCCGGCAATTGCCTGACCAGCGCGGGCGCGGTGGCCGGCGAAGGCGCGGACGCCATCATCTGGGCCGACCAGCATGGCGACCTCAACACGCCCGAAACCTCGACCTCCGGCTTTCTCGACGGCATGGCGCTGGCGACGGTGCTTGGCCTGTGCTGGCGGCCGATGGCAGCGCAAATCCCCGGCTTCAAGGCGATCGATCCATCCCGCTGCGTGCTGGTCAACGCGCGCGACCTCGACCCGGCGGAGACAGAACTGCTGGAAAGGCTGCCCATCATCCGCACCGAGTGCCCGGACTGGGCGACCGCCGCGCAAAGGCTGAAAGCCGATGGCGCAAACCAGGTCCACATGCATATCGACCTCGACGTTCATGACCCCGAGAAGCTGCAGGCCAATCGCTACGCCACGCCCGGCGGCCCGGCGCCGGAGCAGGTACGCATGGCGATGTGCGGCCTCGCCGGCCCGCTGACCATCGCCGGGCTCACCATCTCGGCTTACGATCCGGCCTTCGACGCCAAGGGCGAGGTGCCGCCGCTGGTCGGCGAGCTGGTGGTCGACCTGCTGTCGACAATGGAGGGGGCGTGA
- a CDS encoding phosphoribosyl-ATP diphosphatase, producing the protein MAQFSLAELETIIDQRAQSGDPDSWTAKLFAKGMDKAAQKLGEEAIEAVIAAIRGDRQALVSESADLIYHWLVVLGIAGIRLDDVLKELEGRTGRSGVAEKASRPRG; encoded by the coding sequence ATGGCTCAATTTTCGCTCGCCGAGCTGGAAACGATCATCGATCAGCGAGCCCAATCCGGCGATCCGGATTCATGGACGGCGAAGCTGTTCGCCAAGGGCATGGACAAGGCGGCGCAGAAGCTCGGCGAGGAAGCGATCGAAGCCGTTATCGCCGCCATTCGCGGCGACCGGCAGGCCCTCGTTTCGGAAAGCGCCGATCTTATATATCATTGGCTTGTCGTCCTCGGCATCGCCGGCATTCGTTTGGACGACGTGCTGAAGGAGCTCGAGGGCCGCACCGGCCGCTCGGGCGTTGCCGAAAAGGCGTCCCGGCCCCGGGGCTGA
- a CDS encoding alpha-ketoglutarate-dependent dioxygenase AlkB: MLVLPKGVRHMPGYLPRAAQETLVEEIRRVVQAAPLYVPAMPRTGKEMSVRMTNCGTLGWVTDRDRGYRYQPTHPVTGEPWPPIPEALLRLWREVSAYPHPPEACLVNFYSADARMGLHQDRDEQDFAAPVVSVSLGDDCLFRVGQTTREGVTKSFRLKSGDVVVLGAEGRLCFHGVDRIYPATSALLKNGGRINLTLRRVTVPAS, from the coding sequence ATGCTCGTTCTGCCCAAGGGCGTTCGCCATATGCCGGGCTACCTGCCACGCGCGGCGCAGGAAACGCTGGTCGAGGAGATCAGGCGCGTCGTGCAGGCGGCGCCGCTCTACGTGCCGGCCATGCCGCGCACCGGCAAGGAGATGAGCGTGCGCATGACCAATTGCGGCACGCTCGGCTGGGTGACGGACCGCGACCGCGGCTACCGCTACCAGCCGACGCATCCGGTGACGGGGGAGCCGTGGCCGCCGATCCCCGAAGCTTTGCTGCGATTGTGGCGCGAGGTGTCGGCCTATCCGCATCCGCCGGAAGCCTGCCTCGTCAACTTCTACTCGGCGGACGCCAGGATGGGCCTGCACCAGGACCGCGACGAGCAGGATTTCGCCGCGCCCGTCGTCTCGGTGTCGCTCGGCGACGACTGCCTGTTTCGGGTCGGCCAGACCACGCGCGAAGGCGTCACGAAGTCGTTCAGGCTGAAGAGCGGCGATGTCGTCGTGCTCGGCGCCGAGGGGCGGCTGTGCTTCCACGGCGTCGACCGCATCTATCCGGCGACCTCGGCGCTGTTGAAAAATGGCGGCCGTATCAATCTGACGCTGCGGCGGGTGACGGTGCCCGCAAGCTAA
- a CDS encoding phosphoenolpyruvate carboxykinase — protein MSEAGKRNPDCAIGAIGLKTTGMVHYNFCAAELYEEAIRRGEAKLTAQGALVAETGQHTGRSPKDKFVVRDDNTGPHVWWDNNKAISPAQFEALHADFRAHAAGRDLYVQDLVGGADAELRLPVRVVTELAWHSLFIRNLLIRPEASELDRFLPQMTIIDLPSFRADPARHGTRTETVIAVDLTRKIVLIGGTSYAGEMKKSVFTVLNYLLPQKGVMPMHCSANEGPAGDAAVFFGLSGTGKTTLSADPARTLIGDDEHGWGPHGIFNFEGGCYAKTIRLSAEAEPEIFATTQRFGTVLENVVLDAARVPDFDDGSLTENTRCAYPLDYIPNASRTGRAGHPKNIIMLTADAFGVMPPIARLTPAQAMYHFLSGYTAKVAGTERGVTEPEATFSTCFGAPFMPRHPSEYGKLLRELIAGHGVDCWLVNTGWTGGAYGTGRRMPIKVTRALLGAALDGSLNAAEFRTDANFGFDVPVAVPGIDGAILDPRSTWADKAAYDRQAAKLVNMFAANFEKFETHVDAAILGAAPRLQEAAE, from the coding sequence ATGTCGGAAGCCGGCAAACGCAACCCCGACTGCGCCATTGGCGCCATCGGCCTGAAGACCACGGGCATGGTGCATTACAATTTCTGCGCCGCCGAGCTTTATGAGGAAGCGATCCGCCGCGGCGAGGCGAAATTGACGGCGCAGGGTGCGCTGGTTGCCGAGACCGGCCAGCACACCGGTCGCTCGCCGAAGGACAAGTTCGTGGTGCGCGACGACAACACCGGCCCGCATGTCTGGTGGGATAACAACAAGGCGATCTCGCCGGCGCAGTTCGAGGCGCTCCATGCCGATTTCCGCGCCCACGCTGCGGGCAGGGATCTCTATGTGCAGGACCTCGTCGGCGGCGCCGACGCGGAGCTCCGGTTGCCGGTCCGGGTCGTCACCGAGCTCGCCTGGCATTCGCTGTTCATCCGTAATCTCCTGATCCGCCCGGAAGCTTCGGAACTCGACCGCTTCCTGCCTCAGATGACCATCATCGACCTGCCGTCATTCCGCGCCGACCCGGCCCGCCACGGCACCCGCACCGAGACGGTGATCGCGGTCGATCTGACCCGCAAGATCGTGCTTATCGGCGGCACGTCCTATGCCGGCGAGATGAAGAAGTCGGTGTTCACCGTGCTGAACTACCTGCTGCCGCAAAAGGGCGTGATGCCGATGCATTGCTCAGCCAATGAGGGACCCGCCGGCGATGCGGCCGTCTTCTTCGGCCTGTCCGGCACCGGCAAGACGACGCTTTCCGCCGACCCGGCGCGCACGCTGATCGGTGACGACGAGCACGGCTGGGGTCCGCACGGCATCTTCAACTTCGAAGGCGGCTGCTACGCCAAGACTATCAGGCTGTCGGCCGAGGCGGAGCCGGAGATCTTCGCCACGACGCAGCGTTTCGGCACGGTGCTGGAGAATGTGGTGCTCGACGCTGCCCGCGTGCCGGATTTCGACGACGGCAGCCTCACCGAAAACACCCGCTGCGCCTATCCGCTGGATTACATTCCCAATGCCTCGAGGACCGGCCGCGCCGGTCATCCGAAGAACATCATCATGCTGACCGCCGACGCTTTCGGAGTCATGCCGCCGATCGCCAGGCTGACGCCGGCGCAGGCGATGTACCACTTCCTCTCCGGCTACACCGCGAAGGTCGCGGGGACGGAGAGGGGTGTCACCGAGCCCGAAGCGACGTTCTCGACCTGCTTCGGCGCGCCCTTCATGCCGCGCCATCCGTCCGAATACGGCAAGCTGCTGCGCGAGCTGATCGCGGGCCACGGCGTCGATTGCTGGCTGGTCAACACCGGCTGGACCGGCGGCGCCTACGGCACCGGCCGCCGCATGCCGATCAAGGTGACGCGCGCCCTGCTCGGCGCCGCGCTTGACGGCTCGCTCAATGCCGCCGAATTCCGCACCGACGCCAATTTCGGCTTCGATGTGCCGGTGGCGGTCCCGGGTATCGACGGAGCCATCCTCGATCCGCGCTCGACCTGGGCCGACAAGGCGGCCTACGACCGGCAGGCAGCGAAGCTGGTCAACATGTTCGCCGCCAACTTCGAGAAATTCGAAACGCATGTCGATGCGGCCATCCTCGGCGCGGCTCCGCGTCTGCAGGAGGCGGCGGAATAG
- the arfB gene encoding alternative ribosome rescue aminoacyl-tRNA hydrolase ArfB → MSADDRIIIANDAVIHPGDLHEDFIRSSGPGGQNVNKVATAVQLRFDAANASGLSERVRERAIKLAGQRATKDGVIVIEAGRFRTQEQNRADARARLTALVAKAAEPPPPPRKKTKPSKGAVERRLKTKAGRSTVKKLRGRVEND, encoded by the coding sequence ATGAGTGCCGACGACAGGATCATCATCGCCAATGACGCGGTCATCCATCCGGGTGACCTGCATGAGGATTTCATCCGCTCTTCCGGCCCGGGCGGCCAGAACGTCAACAAGGTGGCGACCGCCGTGCAGCTGCGCTTCGACGCGGCAAACGCTTCCGGCCTGTCCGAGCGTGTGCGGGAACGCGCCATCAAGCTTGCCGGCCAGCGTGCCACCAAGGATGGGGTCATCGTCATCGAGGCGGGGCGTTTCCGCACCCAGGAGCAGAACCGGGCGGACGCGCGGGCCAGGCTGACGGCGCTGGTCGCCAAGGCGGCCGAACCGCCGCCGCCGCCGCGCAAGAAGACGAAGCCCTCGAAGGGCGCCGTCGAGCGGCGCCTCAAGACCAAGGCCGGGCGCTCGACGGTGAAGAAACTGCGCGGCCGCGTGGAGAACGACTGA
- the coaA gene encoding type I pantothenate kinase has translation MDQLAPTEKYSPYRFFSAEQWSQFRADTPLTLTEDEISRLRSLNDPVDLEEVKRIYLSLSRLLSAHVEASQLLFRQRQAFFKAQDVVKTPFIIGIAGSVAVGKSTTARVLKELLARWPSSPKVDLITTDGFLLPNEILRHNNLMERKGFPESYDVGALLRFLSGIKSAQGSVRAPVYSHLTYDVIPGEFVTIDRPDILIFEGINVLQPGKLPKDGKIVPFLSDFFDFAIYIDADEKLIHQWYIQRFMRLRETAFRNPDSFFHRYSQLSEDAARAIAEGLWSNINLKNLRENILPTRARADLILRKGANHLVEEVALRKL, from the coding sequence ATGGACCAGCTTGCTCCCACCGAGAAATATTCCCCCTATCGCTTCTTCTCGGCCGAGCAATGGTCGCAATTCCGCGCCGACACGCCGCTCACGCTCACCGAGGACGAAATCTCCCGGCTGCGTTCGCTCAACGACCCGGTCGACCTCGAAGAGGTCAAGCGCATCTACCTGTCGCTTTCCCGCCTGCTTTCGGCGCATGTCGAGGCGAGTCAGCTTCTGTTCAGGCAGCGCCAGGCCTTCTTCAAGGCGCAGGATGTCGTCAAGACGCCCTTCATCATCGGCATCGCGGGTTCGGTCGCTGTCGGCAAATCGACCACGGCCCGCGTGTTGAAGGAACTGCTGGCGCGCTGGCCATCGAGCCCGAAGGTCGATCTCATCACCACCGACGGCTTCCTTTTGCCCAACGAGATCCTGCGTCATAACAATCTGATGGAGCGCAAGGGCTTCCCCGAGAGCTATGACGTCGGCGCGCTCCTGAGATTCCTCTCCGGCATCAAGTCGGCGCAAGGCAGCGTCCGCGCGCCGGTCTATTCGCATCTGACCTACGACGTCATTCCCGGCGAGTTCGTCACCATCGACAGGCCGGACATATTGATCTTCGAAGGCATCAACGTCTTGCAGCCGGGCAAGCTGCCGAAGGACGGCAAGATCGTGCCGTTCCTGTCCGACTTCTTCGACTTCGCCATCTATATCGATGCCGACGAGAAGCTGATCCACCAGTGGTACATCCAGCGTTTCATGCGCCTGCGCGAGACCGCCTTCCGCAATCCGGACTCCTTCTTCCACCGCTATTCGCAGCTTTCCGAGGATGCCGCGCGCGCCATCGCCGAGGGCCTGTGGAGCAACATCAACCTGAAGAACCTGCGCGAGAACATCCTGCCGACGCGGGCACGAGCCGACCTCATCCTGCGCAAGGGCGCCAACCACCTGGTCGAGGAAGTGGCGCTGCGGAAGCTCTGA
- a CDS encoding DUF1330 domain-containing protein produces the protein MSKKGYWIAMIDVRDPGAYKNYIEANAKAFAKYGAKFPVRAGRYTNPEGPTGNRHVVVEFSSYETALACYESPEYREALKFRLAASTGHFVIVEGA, from the coding sequence ATGAGCAAGAAGGGCTATTGGATCGCCATGATCGACGTCCGCGACCCGGGCGCCTACAAGAACTACATCGAGGCCAACGCGAAAGCCTTCGCCAAATACGGCGCCAAGTTCCCGGTCCGGGCCGGACGTTACACGAATCCGGAGGGACCGACAGGGAACCGCCATGTGGTCGTGGAGTTTTCGTCCTACGAAACGGCGCTCGCCTGCTATGAGTCGCCGGAGTACCGGGAAGCCTTGAAATTCCGGCTGGCGGCGTCGACCGGCCATTTCGTCATCGTCGAGGGCGCCTGA
- a CDS encoding phosphatase PAP2 family protein, giving the protein MTESYSVVRGLWAIAKGATQLEPIRPVAGGDRAFHRLMRPRPPPPQLTESTDFSHKTKPCQGSRAAAARLELQRTGGIESHSQPGRNRLMHSGIRAWAMIIRRSVFNRPWAIIEAAAQIVRKDSGLYLIIAAYTLAGLVFLHAVGADDRSAYSIYFADWTKLNCLTFPIFVVIFDAILILHRFSSRRLLVVKTTFSNGRLAYFLSGLCLLMALMIFQGTFTSVKNAMPVWQGGFRFDVVQANIDAFLHFGIDPWRWLYAVAKIDWVRAVVEWNYNVLWFLLNFSALFFVATSPKVASIRTRYVVCFMAVWIIVGSVLAALFLSAGPAFYGLVTGDTARFGEQLAFLTKGLGSFYSAVSYQNYLWSLNEAGRTGFGSGISAFPSVHVGLVTLNALFLREYSRNLGALAFLYVAFVAASSVYLAWHYAIDGYVAASVTFVIYVVARKLVPADSRLLAMRTQTAARPEAVLAIS; this is encoded by the coding sequence ATGACGGAAAGCTATTCGGTCGTCCGCGGCCTGTGGGCGATCGCGAAGGGAGCGACCCAACTCGAACCTATCCGCCCGGTTGCCGGCGGTGACAGGGCGTTCCACCGATTGATGCGGCCGCGTCCGCCTCCGCCGCAGCTAACCGAATCTACAGATTTCTCCCATAAGACCAAGCCATGTCAGGGCAGCCGCGCGGCGGCGGCTCGCCTGGAATTGCAAAGGACTGGGGGTATCGAAAGCCATTCCCAGCCAGGGCGAAATCGCTTGATGCATTCCGGTATCAGGGCTTGGGCAATGATCATAAGGCGATCAGTTTTCAATCGCCCATGGGCGATCATCGAGGCGGCGGCGCAGATCGTCCGCAAGGATTCGGGCCTTTACCTCATAATAGCCGCCTACACCTTGGCCGGCCTGGTCTTTCTTCACGCCGTCGGCGCGGACGACCGCAGCGCGTACTCGATCTATTTTGCAGACTGGACAAAGCTCAACTGTTTGACGTTTCCCATATTCGTCGTCATTTTTGACGCGATCCTCATCCTGCACCGTTTCAGCTCGCGGCGGCTTCTTGTCGTGAAGACGACGTTTTCCAACGGCCGGTTGGCATATTTCCTGTCCGGGCTATGCCTTCTCATGGCGCTGATGATCTTCCAGGGCACGTTCACGTCGGTAAAGAATGCCATGCCTGTCTGGCAGGGCGGTTTTCGCTTCGATGTCGTGCAAGCCAACATCGATGCCTTTCTGCATTTCGGGATTGATCCGTGGCGCTGGCTCTATGCGGTGGCCAAAATTGATTGGGTGCGCGCGGTGGTGGAGTGGAACTACAACGTCTTGTGGTTCCTGCTCAATTTCAGCGCCCTGTTCTTTGTCGCTACATCGCCCAAGGTGGCATCAATTCGGACGCGCTACGTGGTCTGCTTCATGGCTGTCTGGATCATTGTCGGAAGCGTGCTGGCCGCGCTGTTCCTATCGGCCGGTCCGGCATTTTACGGCCTCGTCACGGGAGACACCGCGCGGTTTGGCGAACAGCTGGCCTTCCTGACCAAGGGACTCGGATCGTTCTACTCCGCTGTCTCCTATCAAAATTACCTGTGGTCGTTGAACGAAGCCGGGCGGACGGGTTTTGGTTCGGGCATTTCGGCGTTTCCGAGCGTCCATGTCGGCCTGGTAACGCTTAACGCGCTGTTCCTGCGCGAGTACAGTCGCAACCTGGGCGCGCTGGCTTTCCTCTATGTGGCCTTTGTCGCGGCCAGTTCTGTCTATCTGGCTTGGCACTATGCGATCGACGGCTATGTTGCCGCTTCCGTGACGTTCGTGATCTATGTCGTGGCTCGCAAGCTGGTTCCGGCGGATAGCCGGTTGCTGGCGATGCGCACGCAGACCGCCGCTCGTCCCGAGGCGGTTCTCGCGATTTCGTGA
- the hisF gene encoding imidazole glycerol phosphate synthase subunit HisF: MMLKARVIPCLDVKNGRVVKGVNFVDLIDAGDPVEAAKAYDAAGADELCFLDITASSDNRETIFDVVARTAEQCFMPLTVGGGVRQVADIRKLLLAGADKVSINTAAVKNPDFVAEAADKFGNQCIVVAIDAKKVSAAGEADRWEIFTHGGREKTGIDAVEFARKMVDRGAGEILLTSMDRDGTKAGYDIALTRAIADAVRVPVIASGGVGTLDHLVEGIRDGHAGAVLAASIFHFGTYTIAEAKAHMAKAGLPMRLDSAVHRT; the protein is encoded by the coding sequence GTGATGCTGAAGGCCCGTGTCATCCCCTGCCTCGACGTCAAGAACGGCCGTGTCGTCAAAGGCGTCAATTTCGTCGACCTGATCGATGCCGGCGATCCGGTCGAGGCCGCCAAGGCCTATGACGCGGCGGGCGCCGACGAGCTCTGCTTTCTCGACATCACCGCGTCGTCCGACAATCGCGAAACGATCTTCGACGTCGTCGCCCGCACGGCCGAGCAGTGTTTCATGCCGCTCACCGTCGGCGGCGGCGTGCGCCAGGTGGCCGACATCCGAAAGCTGCTTCTGGCCGGCGCAGACAAGGTGTCGATCAACACGGCGGCGGTGAAGAACCCGGACTTCGTCGCGGAGGCCGCCGACAAGTTCGGCAACCAGTGCATCGTGGTGGCTATCGACGCAAAGAAAGTGTCGGCGGCCGGCGAGGCCGACCGCTGGGAGATCTTCACCCATGGCGGGCGCGAGAAGACCGGCATCGACGCCGTCGAATTCGCCAGGAAGATGGTCGATCGCGGCGCCGGCGAAATCTTGCTCACCTCGATGGACCGCGACGGCACTAAGGCCGGCTACGACATCGCGCTCACCCGCGCCATCGCCGACGCGGTGCGCGTGCCGGTCATCGCTTCGGGCGGCGTCGGCACGCTCGATCACCTGGTCGAAGGCATCCGCGACGGCCATGCCGGCGCCGTGCTTGCCGCCTCGATCTTCCATTTCGGCACCTACACCATCGCCGAAGCCAAGGCGCATATGGCCAAGGCCGGCCTGCCGATGCGGCTGGACTCGGCCGTCCATCGGACTTAA
- the hisA gene encoding 1-(5-phosphoribosyl)-5-[(5-phosphoribosylamino)methylideneamino]imidazole-4-carboxamide isomerase, whose translation MILFPAIDLKDGKCVRLKHGDMATATIYNDDPAAQAKAFEDQGFEWLHVVDLNGAFKGQSVNSAAVGAILKATKNPVQLGGGIRTLAQIEDWLDRGLARVILGTVAVREPQLVKEACKAFPGKIAVGIDAKGGKVAVEGWAEASELGVVELAKKFEGAGVAAIIYTDIDRDGVLCGINWDATIDLAEAVSIPVIASGGLASIADIVRMTMPDAKRLEGAISGRALYDGRIDPAEALAILRGEGAEAE comes from the coding sequence GTGATCCTGTTTCCGGCAATAGACCTCAAGGACGGCAAATGCGTGCGCCTGAAGCACGGCGACATGGCGACCGCCACGATCTACAACGATGATCCGGCGGCGCAGGCCAAGGCTTTCGAGGACCAGGGCTTCGAGTGGCTGCACGTCGTCGACCTCAACGGCGCCTTCAAGGGCCAGAGCGTCAATTCCGCGGCGGTCGGCGCCATCCTCAAGGCGACGAAGAACCCGGTGCAGCTTGGCGGCGGCATCCGCACGCTGGCGCAGATCGAGGACTGGCTGGATCGCGGACTGGCGCGGGTCATACTGGGCACCGTGGCCGTGCGCGAGCCCCAACTGGTGAAGGAGGCGTGCAAGGCCTTTCCCGGCAAGATAGCGGTCGGCATCGACGCCAAGGGCGGCAAGGTGGCCGTCGAGGGCTGGGCCGAAGCCTCGGAGCTCGGCGTCGTCGAGCTGGCGAAGAAATTCGAGGGCGCGGGTGTCGCCGCCATCATCTACACAGACATCGACCGTGACGGCGTGCTCTGCGGCATCAACTGGGACGCCACCATCGACCTCGCCGAAGCGGTTTCGATCCCGGTGATCGCCTCCGGCGGATTGGCCTCGATCGCCGACATCGTGCGCATGACCATGCCCGATGCGAAGAGGCTCGAAGGCGCGATCTCGGGCCGGGCGCTCTATGACGGGCGCATCGACCCGGCGGAGGCACTGGCGATCCTGCGTGGCGAAGGGGCGGAGGCAGAATAG